A genome region from Sphingobium sp. WTD-1 includes the following:
- a CDS encoding acyl-CoA dehydrogenase family protein codes for MLTEIQSAIRDTVRDFAQATIRPHSARFEVEGGYPRSLFEEMAGLGLWGMTAPEAYGGAEADSVSYALALMELAAADGALSTIVSIQNSILVSGLLKDGSEEQKARFLPDLIGGRTIGAFALTESDAGSDASAVRTRAVKVDGGWRITGAKQFITSGKIGGLVMIIAVTDPDAGKKGLSAFIVPTDRPGYAVDKVEHKMGQGASDTCALRFEDMFVEDDLLIGQPGQGYRIALANLETGRIGIAAQCVGMAQAALEIAVAYARDRKSFGKAIIEHQAVGFRLADLATRLEAARQLVLSAAAMKDSGQPALTQASMAKLFASEAAEAVVSGAMQTLGGYGYLEEFGIAKIYRDVRVCQIYEGTSDIQRMVIARSL; via the coding sequence ATGCTGACCGAAATCCAGAGCGCGATTCGCGATACCGTCCGGGATTTCGCCCAGGCGACGATCCGCCCCCATAGCGCCCGATTCGAGGTGGAGGGCGGCTATCCCCGTTCGCTGTTCGAGGAGATGGCCGGCCTTGGCCTGTGGGGCATGACCGCGCCCGAAGCCTATGGCGGCGCGGAGGCTGACTCGGTTTCTTATGCCCTCGCCCTGATGGAACTGGCCGCCGCCGACGGCGCCCTCTCCACCATCGTCTCGATCCAGAATTCGATCCTCGTCTCGGGCCTGCTCAAGGATGGCAGCGAAGAGCAGAAGGCCCGTTTCCTGCCCGATCTGATCGGCGGCCGCACCATCGGCGCCTTCGCCCTCACCGAAAGCGATGCCGGGTCCGACGCGTCGGCCGTGCGCACCCGCGCGGTCAAGGTCGATGGCGGCTGGCGCATCACCGGTGCCAAGCAGTTCATCACCTCCGGCAAGATCGGCGGGCTGGTGATGATCATCGCCGTCACCGATCCCGACGCCGGCAAGAAAGGCCTGTCTGCCTTCATCGTGCCGACCGACCGGCCGGGCTATGCGGTCGACAAGGTCGAGCACAAGATGGGCCAGGGCGCGTCGGACACCTGCGCGCTGCGCTTCGAGGACATGTTCGTCGAGGATGATCTGCTGATCGGCCAGCCGGGCCAGGGCTATCGCATCGCGCTCGCCAATCTGGAGACCGGCCGCATCGGCATCGCCGCTCAGTGCGTCGGCATGGCGCAGGCGGCGCTGGAAATTGCCGTCGCTTACGCCAGGGACCGCAAGAGCTTCGGAAAAGCCATTATCGAGCATCAGGCGGTCGGCTTCCGCCTTGCCGATCTCGCCACCCGACTGGAGGCCGCGCGCCAGCTCGTCCTGTCCGCCGCCGCGATGAAGGACAGCGGCCAGCCGGCCCTGACCCAGGCGTCGATGGCCAAGCTGTTCGCCTCCGAAGCCGCCGAGGCAGTGGTATCCGGCGCGATGCAGACCCTCGGTGGCTATGGCTATCTTGAAGAATTCGGAATCGCGAAAATCTACCGCGATGTCCGCGTGTGCCAGATCTACGAAGGCACGTCGGACATCCAGCGCATGGTCATTGCGCGCAGCCTTTGA
- a CDS encoding TetR/AcrR family transcriptional regulator: MSAKSAVAIPSPFRTREEKAREREEKREAVLRAAVRMFNARGFHATSLDDVAASLGISKPTIYHYLGNKEQVLIECVTRGLEMLRAAADEARAGEGGGLARLVYFLRRYGAVIMDDFGACVVRTGDECLSAEGAILFRSRKRDIDLAMRGLIADAVADGSIAPVDVKLAAFTLAGALNWAARWRDPAGAMSAEAIAAAQVDLLIAGLAPRG, from the coding sequence GTGTCGGCGAAAAGCGCAGTGGCGATCCCGTCTCCCTTCCGCACGCGGGAGGAAAAGGCGCGCGAGCGGGAAGAAAAGCGCGAGGCGGTGCTGCGCGCGGCGGTGCGCATGTTCAACGCGCGCGGTTTCCATGCGACCTCGCTGGACGATGTCGCCGCGAGCCTGGGGATCAGCAAGCCGACCATCTATCATTATCTGGGCAACAAGGAGCAGGTGCTGATCGAATGCGTCACCCGCGGCCTGGAAATGCTGCGCGCGGCGGCCGACGAAGCGCGCGCGGGCGAGGGCGGTGGTCTGGCCCGGCTTGTCTATTTCCTGCGTCGCTATGGCGCGGTGATCATGGATGATTTTGGCGCCTGCGTGGTGCGGACGGGTGACGAATGCCTGTCGGCCGAAGGGGCGATCCTGTTCCGGTCGCGCAAGCGCGACATCGACCTGGCCATGCGCGGGCTGATCGCCGACGCGGTGGCGGACGGGTCGATCGCCCCGGTCGACGTGAAGCTGGCGGCCTTCACCCTGGCGGGCGCACTCAACTGGGCGGCGCGCTGGCGCGATCCGGCGGGCGCGATGAGTGCCGAGGCGATCGCGGCGGCGCAGGTCGACCTGCTGATTGCCGGCCTCGCCCCGCGCGGCTGA
- a CDS encoding nuclear transport factor 2 family protein, whose protein sequence is MDIAATPLQAMLDRETIRDCLARLARGEDRRDADLIRACCWPDGSTDYGVFAGDFDAYLAWVVPGADAILCTQHLLGQSFIDLAGDAARVETQVQSYHRIDMGDAQRDVMIGGRYLDIFERRDGQWRIARRTMLYDWVQDIGVSADWSQGVMGMAFSAPHFTGRANGDHSVRFFARETD, encoded by the coding sequence ATGGATATTGCCGCCACGCCATTGCAGGCGATGCTGGACCGGGAGACGATCCGCGATTGCCTCGCCCGGCTGGCGCGGGGTGAGGACCGGCGCGACGCCGATCTGATCCGGGCCTGCTGCTGGCCGGACGGCAGCACCGACTATGGCGTGTTCGCAGGCGATTTCGATGCCTATCTCGCCTGGGTGGTGCCCGGTGCCGACGCGATCCTCTGCACCCAGCATCTGCTGGGGCAGAGTTTCATCGACCTGGCGGGCGACGCGGCGCGGGTCGAGACGCAGGTCCAATCCTATCATCGCATCGACATGGGCGATGCGCAGCGCGACGTCATGATCGGCGGCCGCTATCTCGACATTTTCGAGCGGCGCGACGGCCAGTGGCGGATCGCGCGGCGCACCATGCTCTATGACTGGGTGCAGGATATCGGCGTCTCAGCCGACTGGAGCCAGGGCGTGATGGGCATGGCATTCAGCGCGCCGCATTTCACCGGCCGCGCGAACGGCGATCATAGCGTGCGCTTCTTCGCGCGCGAAACCGACTGA
- a CDS encoding SDR family NAD(P)-dependent oxidoreductase — translation MKPLDGKVAIVTGASRGIGKGMALALAEQGATVYVTGRTVNAGDHELPGTVGETAAQCDARGRGIAVQVDHGDDAQVAALFDQVQREQGRLDLLVNNAFAIPEDLTVPGSFWEKPLSNWDMVDVGVRSNFVAARHAAQMMVPQGSGLIVAISGYVGVTYTYGVVFGTAKSAVDRMARDMAIELQPHGVASLSLWQGLTMTERAQRNIAANPAMKALTVTNPLVGCSPEFPGRVIAALLADPAIMARSGGTFITAELARDYGITDVDGKTIPSLRAERGAPIWQPIAPRTEA, via the coding sequence ATGAAGCCGCTGGACGGCAAGGTCGCGATCGTCACCGGCGCAAGCCGGGGGATCGGCAAGGGGATGGCGCTGGCGCTCGCCGAGCAGGGGGCGACTGTCTATGTCACCGGGCGCACGGTCAATGCGGGCGACCATGAACTGCCCGGCACGGTCGGCGAGACAGCGGCGCAGTGCGATGCGCGCGGGCGGGGCATCGCGGTACAGGTCGACCATGGCGACGACGCGCAGGTAGCGGCCCTGTTCGACCAGGTGCAGCGCGAACAGGGACGGCTCGACCTGCTGGTCAACAACGCCTTTGCGATCCCCGAGGATCTGACCGTGCCGGGCAGCTTCTGGGAAAAACCCTTGTCCAACTGGGACATGGTCGATGTCGGCGTGCGCTCCAACTTCGTCGCCGCGCGCCATGCCGCGCAGATGATGGTGCCGCAGGGTTCGGGGCTGATCGTCGCGATATCGGGCTATGTCGGCGTGACCTATACCTATGGCGTCGTGTTCGGCACCGCCAAGTCGGCGGTCGACCGGATGGCGCGCGATATGGCGATCGAGTTGCAGCCCCATGGTGTCGCCTCGCTCTCGCTATGGCAGGGGCTGACCATGACCGAGCGGGCGCAGCGCAACATCGCTGCCAATCCGGCGATGAAGGCGCTGACCGTGACCAATCCGCTGGTCGGCTGCTCGCCCGAATTTCCCGGCCGGGTGATCGCCGCGCTGCTGGCCGATCCGGCGATCATGGCGCGATCGGGCGGCACCTTCATCACGGCGGAGCTGGCGCGGGATTATGGCATCACCGATGTCGACGGAAAGACCATCCCGTCGCTGCGGGCCGAGCGTGGGGCGCCGATCTGGCAGCCGATCGCCCCACGGACGGAGGCATAG
- a CDS encoding nuclear transport factor 2 family protein, whose product MDADRQARIDALLDRQDIVDCLTRFSRGMDRFDRALFLSAFHDDATVAAGSFVGAPDALYAWASALHEGGQVATHHNLLNMTIDIDGDGAHAETYYLFVGRNRDESNWIAGGRYLDRLERRDDQWRIALRTNMIEWSGIVPTLPLPFGDIPDLHANGAPARDASDPSYQRPLVNRRAPHIPQ is encoded by the coding sequence ATGGACGCGGATCGCCAGGCGCGGATCGACGCGCTGCTCGACCGGCAGGACATTGTCGACTGCCTGACCCGGTTCAGCCGGGGCATGGACCGGTTCGACCGCGCCCTGTTCCTGTCCGCCTTTCATGATGACGCCACCGTCGCGGCGGGCAGCTTCGTCGGCGCGCCCGATGCGCTCTATGCCTGGGCCAGCGCCCTGCATGAGGGCGGGCAGGTGGCGACCCATCATAATCTGCTCAACATGACGATCGATATCGATGGCGACGGTGCCCATGCCGAAACCTATTATCTGTTCGTCGGCCGCAACCGGGACGAGAGCAACTGGATCGCCGGCGGGCGCTATCTCGACCGGCTGGAACGGCGCGATGACCAGTGGAGGATCGCGCTGCGCACCAACATGATCGAATGGTCGGGGATTGTGCCGACGCTGCCGCTCCCCTTTGGCGACATACCGGACCTGCATGCCAATGGCGCGCCGGCACGGGACGCGAGCGACCCCTCCTATCAGCGACCGCTGGTCAATCGACGGGCGCCGCATATTCCCCAATAG
- a CDS encoding NAD-dependent succinate-semialdehyde dehydrogenase, producing the protein MTIALADPSLLREQCYVDGQWIGTASIDVTDPATDERLAGIPAIDEAGTRAAIEAAEAALPEWKAKTAGERSRILRRWFELLIAHQDDLAMILTREQGKALTEAKGEIAYAASFIEWFGEEAKRIYGEIIPSHRADSRIVVIKQPVGVVAAITPWNFPAAMITRKAAPALAAGCTMVLKPATQTPLTALALAALAERAGVPKGVFNVVTGSSRVIGAELTGNPLVRKLSFTGSTEVGKTLMAQCAPTMKKLSMELGGNAPFIVFADADLDAAVEGAIASKYRNSGQTCVCVNRILVQRDVAPAFAEKLKAAVAKLKVGPGTQAGVTQGPLIDEKAVEKVEEHVADALAKGGTLVSGGHRHALGHSFFEPTIISGCTPEMKLADEETFGPLAALFLFDTEEEAVALANATEVGLSGYFYTRDLSRAWRVGEALEVGMVGINTGLISTEVAPFGGIKESGMGREGSRHGIEDYVEIKYLCMSGI; encoded by the coding sequence ATGACCATAGCCCTTGCCGACCCCAGCCTGCTGCGCGAACAATGCTATGTCGACGGCCAGTGGATCGGCACCGCCAGCATCGACGTGACCGATCCCGCGACGGACGAGCGGCTGGCTGGCATTCCCGCGATCGACGAGGCGGGGACGCGCGCGGCGATCGAGGCGGCCGAGGCGGCACTGCCAGAGTGGAAGGCGAAGACGGCTGGCGAGCGGTCGCGCATATTGCGCCGCTGGTTCGAGCTGCTGATCGCGCATCAGGATGACCTGGCCATGATCCTGACCCGCGAGCAGGGCAAGGCGCTGACCGAGGCCAAGGGCGAGATCGCCTATGCCGCGAGCTTTATCGAATGGTTCGGCGAAGAGGCCAAGCGCATCTATGGCGAGATCATCCCCAGCCATCGCGCCGACAGCCGCATCGTCGTCATCAAGCAGCCGGTCGGCGTGGTCGCCGCGATCACGCCGTGGAATTTCCCCGCCGCGATGATCACGCGCAAGGCGGCACCGGCGCTGGCGGCGGGCTGCACCATGGTGCTGAAGCCCGCGACCCAGACGCCGCTGACCGCGCTGGCGCTGGCCGCTCTGGCCGAGCGCGCGGGCGTGCCCAAGGGCGTGTTTAACGTCGTCACCGGATCGTCGCGGGTGATCGGCGCGGAACTGACCGGCAACCCGTTGGTGCGCAAGCTGAGCTTCACCGGATCGACCGAGGTCGGCAAGACGCTGATGGCGCAATGCGCGCCGACGATGAAGAAGCTGTCGATGGAACTGGGTGGCAATGCGCCCTTCATCGTCTTTGCCGACGCCGATCTGGATGCGGCGGTCGAAGGCGCGATCGCGTCCAAATATCGCAACAGCGGCCAGACCTGCGTCTGCGTCAACCGCATCCTGGTGCAGCGCGACGTCGCGCCGGCCTTTGCCGAGAAGCTGAAAGCCGCCGTCGCCAAGCTGAAGGTCGGGCCGGGCACGCAAGCGGGCGTGACCCAGGGGCCGTTGATCGACGAGAAGGCGGTTGAGAAGGTTGAGGAGCATGTCGCCGACGCGCTGGCCAAGGGCGGCACGCTGGTGAGTGGCGGGCATCGCCATGCACTGGGCCATAGTTTCTTCGAGCCGACCATCATCAGCGGTTGCACGCCGGAGATGAAGCTGGCCGACGAGGAGACGTTCGGGCCGCTCGCCGCGCTCTTCCTGTTCGATACGGAAGAGGAGGCGGTCGCGCTGGCCAACGCCACCGAGGTCGGCCTGTCGGGCTATTTCTATACCCGCGACCTGTCGCGCGCCTGGCGCGTGGGCGAGGCGCTGGAGGTCGGCATGGTCGGCATCAACACCGGCCTGATTTCGACCGAGGTTGCGCCGTTCGGCGGCATCAAGGAATCGGGCATGGGTCGCGAAGGATCGCGCCATGGCATCGAGGACTATGTCGAGATCAAATATCTGTGCATGTCCGGGATCTGA
- a CDS encoding SDR family NAD(P)-dependent oxidoreductase, with amino-acid sequence MMMAGVVAVTGAAGALGRAAVQVLRAAGWTVAGIDVGAVPSDKVDLALGGVDLSDEQAMAGAAEKIGEALGGLDALVNIAGGFSWETVEDGSVATWDRLYGMNVRTALIATRALLPLLRDGGGAIVNIGAAASVKAAAGMGAYAASKAGVARLTEALAEELKDAGVRVNAVLPSIIDTPANRADMPDADASRWVAPEALGGVIAFLLSPAAAPITGALIPVTGRV; translated from the coding sequence ATGATGATGGCGGGAGTGGTGGCGGTAACCGGCGCGGCCGGTGCGCTGGGCCGGGCGGCGGTGCAGGTGCTGCGCGCGGCCGGCTGGACGGTGGCGGGCATTGATGTGGGCGCGGTTCCGTCCGACAAAGTCGACCTGGCGCTGGGCGGCGTTGACCTGTCCGACGAGCAGGCGATGGCTGGCGCAGCCGAGAAGATCGGCGAAGCGCTGGGCGGCCTCGACGCTCTGGTCAATATTGCCGGCGGCTTCAGCTGGGAGACAGTGGAGGATGGCTCGGTCGCCACCTGGGACCGGCTCTATGGCATGAATGTCCGCACCGCATTGATCGCGACTCGCGCCTTGTTGCCGCTGCTGCGCGATGGCGGCGGGGCGATCGTCAACATTGGTGCGGCGGCCTCGGTGAAGGCGGCCGCCGGCATGGGCGCCTATGCCGCGTCCAAGGCGGGCGTCGCGCGCCTGACCGAGGCGCTGGCCGAAGAACTGAAGGATGCGGGCGTGCGCGTGAATGCGGTGTTGCCCAGCATCATCGACACGCCGGCCAACCGCGCCGACATGCCCGACGCGGATGCCAGCCGCTGGGTCGCGCCCGAGGCGCTGGGCGGGGTGATCGCCTTCCTGCTGTCGCCTGCTGCGGCGCCGATCACCGGCGCGCTGATCCCGGTCACCGGCCGGGTCTGA
- a CDS encoding NAD(P)/FAD-dependent oxidoreductase, with amino-acid sequence MTCKPTQTPAADTFDIPTLREKYRAERDKRMRADREGQYQPTTDDTTHSYDVDPHMPVVARDPIVEELDVVVLGAGFAGLLAGYHLTRQGVTNFRNIDHGGDFGGVWYWNRYPGIQCDNDAYCYLPLLEETGFMPSKKFADGAEIQAYCRQIAESFGFADKALFHTLITSLKWDETIQRWRVGTSRGDELLARFVVMGCGVLNMPKLPGIAGINSFKGKIFHTARWDYDYSGGSYANPVLDKLADKRVAIIGTGATAIQAVPYLGRYAKQLYVIQRTPSTVDERPNPATDADWAASLQPGWQADRQANFHRAAMESFAPGEPDLICDIWTEIARNLSAELEAEGWPEMSIEQYMAKREVVDYRVMERLRARVDEMVEDKATAEALKPWYRFLCKRPLSSNEFYPTFNRPNVTLIDVADSKGLEKITEKGFVSGGVEYEVDCIIFASGFEVTSELKRRWGIDAVEGRDGLSIYDHWANGPRTLHGTMTHGFPNQFFIGYIQGGLNASVTEQFGRQAEHIAHIIHTVMDKGAKVVETTLQGQEDYVRHFEEMEIDMTAFQQECTPSYFTNEGQVKAPWALFRSYGPGWGAFQKLVQDWRAKGDLDGMELRS; translated from the coding sequence ATGACCTGCAAGCCGACGCAGACGCCTGCGGCTGACACATTCGATATCCCGACCCTGCGCGAGAAATATCGCGCCGAGCGCGACAAGCGGATGCGCGCCGACCGGGAAGGGCAATATCAGCCGACCACCGACGACACGACGCACAGCTATGACGTCGACCCGCATATGCCGGTCGTCGCGCGCGACCCGATCGTCGAGGAACTGGATGTCGTGGTGCTGGGCGCGGGCTTTGCCGGCCTGCTCGCCGGCTATCATCTGACCAGGCAGGGCGTCACCAATTTCCGCAATATCGACCATGGCGGCGACTTCGGCGGCGTCTGGTACTGGAACCGCTATCCCGGCATCCAGTGCGACAATGACGCCTATTGCTATCTGCCGCTGCTGGAAGAAACCGGCTTCATGCCGTCGAAGAAATTCGCCGACGGCGCGGAGATCCAGGCCTATTGCCGCCAGATCGCCGAAAGCTTCGGTTTCGCCGACAAGGCATTGTTCCACACCCTCATCACCTCGCTGAAATGGGACGAGACGATCCAGCGCTGGCGCGTCGGCACCAGCCGGGGCGACGAACTGCTGGCCCGCTTCGTGGTGATGGGCTGCGGCGTGCTCAACATGCCCAAGCTGCCCGGCATCGCCGGCATCAACAGCTTCAAGGGCAAGATCTTCCACACTGCCCGCTGGGACTATGATTATAGCGGCGGTAGCTACGCCAATCCGGTGCTCGACAAACTGGCCGACAAGCGCGTCGCCATCATCGGCACCGGCGCGACCGCGATCCAGGCGGTGCCCTATCTCGGCCGCTACGCCAAGCAGCTCTATGTCATCCAGCGCACGCCATCGACCGTGGACGAGCGGCCCAATCCGGCGACCGACGCCGACTGGGCGGCATCGCTGCAGCCCGGCTGGCAGGCCGATCGCCAGGCCAATTTCCACCGCGCCGCGATGGAATCCTTCGCGCCGGGCGAGCCGGACCTGATCTGCGACATCTGGACCGAGATTGCCCGCAACCTGTCGGCCGAACTGGAAGCCGAAGGCTGGCCGGAAATGTCGATCGAGCAATATATGGCCAAGCGCGAGGTGGTTGATTATCGCGTGATGGAGCGGCTGCGCGCCCGCGTCGACGAGATGGTCGAGGACAAGGCGACGGCTGAGGCCCTGAAGCCCTGGTATCGCTTCCTCTGCAAGCGGCCGCTGTCGAGCAACGAGTTCTATCCGACCTTCAACCGGCCCAATGTCACGCTGATCGACGTCGCCGACAGCAAGGGGCTGGAGAAGATCACCGAGAAGGGCTTCGTGTCGGGCGGCGTCGAATATGAGGTCGACTGCATCATCTTCGCCAGCGGCTTCGAGGTGACGAGCGAGCTGAAGCGCCGCTGGGGCATCGATGCGGTGGAGGGGCGCGATGGCCTGTCCATCTACGATCATTGGGCCAATGGCCCGCGCACCCTGCACGGCACCATGACCCATGGTTTCCCCAACCAGTTCTTCATCGGCTATATCCAGGGCGGCCTCAACGCCAGCGTGACCGAACAGTTCGGTCGCCAGGCGGAGCATATCGCCCATATCATCCATACGGTGATGGATAAGGGCGCCAAGGTGGTCGAGACCACCCTGCAGGGGCAGGAGGATTATGTCCGCCATTTCGAGGAAATGGAAATCGACATGACTGCCTTCCAGCAGGAATGCACACCCAGCTATTTCACCAATGAAGGCCAGGTGAAGGCGCCCTGGGCACTGTTCCGCAGCTATGGTCCGGGCTGGGGCGCCTTCCAGAAACTGGTGCAGGACTGGCGCGCGAAGGGCGATCTGGATGGCATGGAATTGCGGTCCTGA
- a CDS encoding aromatic ring-hydroxylating dioxygenase subunit alpha, translated as MSKIDNIDVEALAKPLTYPTEAFLSKDYALAEKEKLWPHVWQMAARVEELPDVGDWMTYDICDESIIIVRTAPDTLRAFFNVCPHRGRQLVDVPKNVHSVRGKNRRSFVCGFHGWTFDTEGNNTYILDPQDWQGALNAECTRLSDVKIDTWGGWIWIHMDLNAEPLIDFLGDAGRILSYFEMDKMRYKWRKWVVYPANWKTALEAFMEPYHVAGTHTQLLDYGDYYAYSAAYGLHGVSGFDQRDPAFQMSQSSSVTRAGKGDDPRRSTYELIRENYETLNYAASTETLVNAASRLVDELPEGTAAGDVIAHWLKSAKADDAARGVIWPEIPPEVMAEAGLAWHVFPNMSVLQGITFALCYRTRPYGDDPDMCIFESYAIERFPEGEVPVTEWEETEATAEGWGAVLAQDFSNMEWVQKGMKSRGFRGPLPNPHQERKITNFHRNLATYMGTGAPRLLK; from the coding sequence ATGAGCAAGATCGACAATATCGATGTGGAGGCGCTGGCCAAGCCGCTGACCTACCCGACCGAGGCATTCCTGTCGAAGGACTATGCCCTGGCGGAAAAGGAGAAGCTGTGGCCCCATGTCTGGCAGATGGCGGCGCGGGTCGAGGAACTGCCCGATGTCGGCGACTGGATGACCTACGACATTTGCGATGAGTCGATCATCATCGTGCGGACCGCGCCCGACACATTGCGCGCCTTCTTCAATGTCTGTCCGCATCGCGGCCGCCAACTGGTCGATGTGCCCAAGAACGTGCATTCGGTGCGCGGCAAGAACCGGCGCAGCTTCGTCTGCGGCTTCCATGGCTGGACCTTCGATACCGAGGGCAACAACACCTATATTCTCGACCCGCAGGACTGGCAGGGCGCGCTCAATGCCGAATGCACCCGCCTGTCGGACGTCAAGATCGACACATGGGGCGGCTGGATCTGGATCCACATGGACCTCAATGCCGAGCCGCTGATCGATTTCCTGGGCGATGCCGGCCGCATCCTGTCCTACTTCGAAATGGACAAGATGCGCTACAAATGGCGCAAATGGGTGGTCTATCCGGCCAATTGGAAGACCGCGCTGGAGGCTTTCATGGAGCCTTATCATGTCGCGGGCACCCATACCCAGCTGCTCGATTATGGCGATTATTACGCCTATAGCGCGGCCTATGGCCTGCATGGGGTGAGCGGTTTCGACCAGCGCGACCCGGCCTTCCAGATGAGCCAGAGCAGCAGCGTCACCCGCGCCGGCAAGGGCGACGATCCGCGCCGCTCCACCTATGAGCTGATCCGCGAGAATTACGAGACGCTGAACTATGCCGCCTCGACCGAGACTTTGGTCAATGCGGCGAGCCGGCTGGTCGACGAACTGCCCGAGGGCACGGCGGCCGGCGACGTCATCGCCCATTGGCTGAAATCCGCCAAGGCGGACGATGCCGCGCGCGGCGTCATCTGGCCGGAAATCCCGCCCGAGGTGATGGCCGAGGCGGGGCTTGCCTGGCACGTCTTTCCCAACATGTCGGTGCTGCAGGGGATCACCTTCGCCCTTTGCTACCGCACCCGTCCCTATGGCGACGATCCCGACATGTGCATCTTTGAATCCTACGCGATCGAGCGCTTCCCCGAGGGCGAAGTGCCGGTGACCGAATGGGAAGAGACGGAGGCCACCGCCGAGGGCTGGGGCGCCGTCCTCGCCCAGGACTTCTCGAACATGGAATGGGTGCAGAAGGGCATGAAGTCGCGCGGCTTCCGCGGGCCGCTGCCCAACCCCCACCAGGAACGCAAGATCACCAATTTCCACCGCAACCTAGCCACGTACATGGGTACGGGCGCACCGAGGTTACTCAAATGA